In Dunckerocampus dactyliophorus isolate RoL2022-P2 chromosome 14, RoL_Ddac_1.1, whole genome shotgun sequence, one DNA window encodes the following:
- the cdc42ep3 gene encoding cdc42 effector protein 3, whose product MPAKAPIYLKPTNSKKGKKCRLRDILSPDMISPPLGDFRHTIHIGRGGQRDTFGDMSFLQGKYELLPGKGESQPQYGIQSEFLRANSTGDASFVETPSPVLKNAISLPTIGGCQALTLPLVSSSVFSMPPEPLGDITGPTTPHKMDSVEDVQMDTLLHPIDNFSSKASRPSRDAQLKPDVLLDLLQSTPKPNSKAVTRANMENKRESKIDTPTNYYINGHSNTRYKANGSLHSNTSGDSFESFYAKEDDKTKIYNDKGYLNKSNLFGHFTNNINLEFKELSKCNGEWVDRDSGVEDGRICDLDFEFSKEKSTSQESLARITGSLLSLELDLGPSIMDDVLNIMDKPAVKSRP is encoded by the coding sequence ATGCCAGCAAAAGCGCCCATATACCTGAAACCCACCAACAgcaagaaggggaaaaaatgccGCCTGCGCGATATTTTGTCACCAGACATGATCAGTCCGCCACTTGGCGACTTTCGGCACACCATCCACATTGGCAGAGGTGGACAGAGAGATACCTTTGGAGACATGTCCttcctccaggggaagtacgaGCTCCTACCAGGGAAGGGAGAGTCCCAACCTCAGTATGGCATCCAAAGTGAGTTTCTGCGAGCAAACAGCACAGGCGACGCTTCCTTTGTGGAGACCCCATCTCCTGTTCTCAAGAACGCCATCTCCCTCCCAACCATTGGTGGCTGTCAGGCACTTACCCTCCCGCTTGTTTCCTCTTCTGTATTCTCGATGCCACCTGAGCCACTGGGGGACATAACGGGGCCTACAACCCCCCATAAAATGGACAGTGTTGAGGACGTGCAGATGGACACTTTGTTGCACCCAATTGACAACTTCAGCAGCAAAGCCTCACGTCCCTCTAGAGATGCCCAGTTAAAGCCTGACGTTCTTCTGGATCTGCTGCAGAGCACGCCAAAGCCCAACTCTAAAGCAGTCACCAGGGCTAACATGGAAAACAAGAGAGAGAGCAAGATTGACACGCCAACAAACTACTACATCAATGGTCATAGCAACACGCGCTACAAAGCTAACGGAAGCCTTCACAGCAATACAAGCGGTGACAGCTTCGAAAGTTTTTACGCAAAAGAGGATGACAAAACCAAAATCTACAATGACAAAGGTTATCTCAACAAGAGCAACCTTTTTGGACATTTCACCAACAACATTAACTTGGAATTCAAGGAGCTCTCCAAGTGCAATGGAGAGTGGGTGGACAGAGACAGTGGGGTGGAGGACGGCCGCATCTGCGATTTGGACTTTGAGTTTTCCAAAGAGAAGAGCACATCACAGGAGTCGCTCGCCCGGATCACAGGCTCACTGCTCTCCCTTGAACTTGATCTGGGCCCATCCATCATGGATGATGTGCTCAATATCATGGATAAACCCGCAGTGAAGAGCAGGCCTTGA